In the genome of Pyrobaculum islandicum DSM 4184, the window CAAGCGACTCGGGGCGGGCCCCGCGCCCTCCCGGGGAGGACCGGCGTCGCAGAGGGGGCTGTTTTAGCGAATCCACTCTACGCCCTCTGGCGTGAAGAAATTTGGAATTGTGGGGTCTATCTCCGGCGGTTTTAAGAGATGGCGCCACTCGCCTGGCCGCGGCAGTAGTATATCTTGCGGCGATATATCGTATAGCCACTTTGTCGCTACGTGGTAAAAAATAGTTCCACACCCTCTACATCTCCACCCCTTGCCCCTCCCCAGACTCTCAAGCGACCCTCCGCAGTATGGACATCGTCCTTTCTCGGCGAGGTATCTGCCCAATATATAGGCCCTCTCTACATATAGATATAGGGACTCCCCCCTGGGTTTTACCCCGCCGTAGAGTACGACGTCACAGCCTATACATCTTTCCAATCTTGCGGCTAGTTTTCCCAAGTGTCTATACACAACAAATTCAATGCCGTTGTCTAATCTGCCGGCTAAATGTCTGCCACTAATCCTCCTAGTCTCTACAATAATCCCTCTTGTTCTATAGAATGAGTAGGGGTATGGGTCTTGGAAGAAGACGCCGAGTTCTATATGTGCGTCTGTTGCTTGGTTTGTCCTGTATATTACCCACCCCACCGGCTTATAGCCCCATTTCTCTAAGAGGGCCAATGCATATCTAAGGTGTTGTGGCGTAAGTCCACGTATGCCGTAATATACAGGGTCAGGCCCCCTGGGCTCTATCAACACACGTCTTTTGTCTAAGTTGTGGAAAGTGTAGGGGTATGTAAACAATTCCATGGCTTGTACAAGCTCAGGCGCTACTGGGGCTCTCTCCCCCTCTCTATATGCTATTAGTTCAAAAGTGGATTTTGGAAACGCCGCGCCTACTGCCGCAACGGCGCCGACTCTCCCTCTGCCGCCCCATGTGCGAACGCCGACTCTATCTGCCGCACTTGCGCTCACCACTTGTGTTAGGGCCATGCGGTATAAGAGACGGGCCCGCTCTGGTATTTCGCCAACTGCCACAGCCACCCCCGGGTCTGTCTTTCCCTCGCGTCTGGCATATATGTTTACTATGTCAATTACGAGTTTCCAAAGCTCTTCTATATCGCCTTCTGGGATATCTAAGTCTAATGCCACCGCAGCGTTCCCTCTGGTTTTAAATGGGATATTTGGATTTAGCCGGACGAGGTGGGGAAAGTCTCTAAACGCGCGGGGCCCCCATTTTTTCATTATCTCCTTAGCTAACACATAGCCTACATATGTCGTACATCCACCTCTGTGGCTATCTGTATCGTCTATACCTACTACAACTCTCATCTATATGGAGAATACCACCTGTCTCTTAGGCTCGGCCTAGAGACGCTGGAGGTTTTATCTACAAATCTCATGTCTTTTGCAACTGCGTTTAAAAGCAGTTGGAGATCTAACGGAAGCGAAGGCCCGTAGTGGGCTAACGTGTCGTTGGGAGTTACGACATACGGCTTCTCTCTAAGAAACTGAACCTCTTTTTCGTAATACATCTTCCCCTTGGCTTCATAAACTACAAATTTTGCTCTTTCTATCAACTCGGTTGGGGGGCTTTCGTTTTGTCTAAACACACAAGGGAGGCCCCTCATATATCTCAAGCCTATATGTGTCAACGCGTCTGCGACATAGGAGTTGCTACAAGCCACGTCGTAAACGCCTAGGTTTATAATTGCCAAGACGTCGTCATATAGCGGTACGCCTTTAAACAACTCTCGGTATATACCTGCGACTCTATCCCCTTCCTCGTCTTTATCAAATATTCTTGCAAAAAATCTAAAGATGGCCACGACATGGTCTATATTTGTCGGCGTTGGAACTGCTATAACTGCCTTGGCAATTTTCGTTACTTCGTCTAATAAATGTTTTTGGACTGGGTAGTATAAAATTACGAGATCTGGCCGAATTTTCTCTAGCACATCCATATTAACGTCTACGAAGGTTCCGACAATCGGCACTCTGAGTAATTCCGCAGGTCTATATGAAAAAGCGTCGCGGCCTGCCAAACTTATGTTAAGTATAGCCAGAAACTCGTTTACAGAGGGGTTTAAACTAACCACTTTCTCTGGCACGCCGTCTAACGCCCCTCTAAAAATCACATATGGTGATCAATAGCGCTATAAAAAGATGGGGGTGCCGCATACCCCCGCTTCTGTTGGGGTATCAATCTAACCCCCTACCCGGGCCTCGCCGCGGCCTCATAGGCCCTGCTTGGGGGCCGTGGCGCCGGCTGGTTTTTACCCCCGCCTTGCGGCGGCCCGCCGGCACCCTCCGCGGACGGTGCGGGAGGTTCCAGAGGGGGCCCGTCTCCGGGCGCCCCCCGTCCCCTCGGCACCCCCAGTTATTTTCTCCTAAGCAGTATTTATGTTATCCACGCCACAAACCTAGGGCCAGCCCTAGGAGGAAGGCTATAGATGAGTAGGGGATTGTGTCTTTTATTTTCATGGCGTAGTATATTGCGTCTTTTGTTGCATAGCCGAGCTGTTGTAACACTGCAGTTATTTGTTGTGGCGAGATATAGCCCAATGCCGCTAATACTAGAACCAGCGCAGTAAGTATGAGGGCGGCTGACAAAATTCTTTTGGCTAAGGCGCCGACTAAAAACCCCACTATAAATGGGCCGACGAGCGCCAGTAGTTGATCTAGCATATAATTAGCGGCGTGGATGTTTTTAAGACTTTCTAGAATAGTTTATAAAGTATGTACGATGGAGAGCCACTGTGACTTTCCACTGCCAGCCGGACTGCGCCTTATGTTGTAGAGCAAGTCCCGTCACAGTGTTGCCCCACGAAGTTTATGTATTGCAGAGGTTAGCCAAGGAGCTTGGCGTCGCGGTTGTTTTTACGCCTGCATATAGAGTTGCAGATTTGAAATCTGGGCTGAGAATTGCGTTGAGCTACCTAATGCATTTAAATGAAGAGGGGAAGTGTCCCTTCCTAGAGGGCACTAAGTGTAAAATCCACGACCTCTATAAGCCGCTGACTTGCCGCTCTTTTCCCTATTTGCCAAAGGTTATTAAATACAGCGTCGACCCAATAGCCCGTGAAATACATATAGAGGTGAGATTTGTCATGTCTACGTTATGCCCTGTGATCCGCCGCGATCTCACGCCGAAAGATGTAGTCAAGATGTCGAATATAAATATCGCGGTTAAATACGCACCAAGAGAGACCGAAGTGGCTTTAAAAACGCTGGAGGAGAGGTACTTCTATGCAAAGGTTTTGTCAGAGCTGTGGAAAAGGGGGCTGGTCGAACTGGCGGAGGAGGATAAATACCCGTTTTTCCCAGTGGTAAACGGCTTTGCGTTTATTAGGCGTTTTTACCCAGAGCTAACGCTAGAAAAGTTGTTACGCTAGAGCAATCTATCGGCTACAAG includes:
- a CDS encoding tRNA(Ile)(2)-agmatinylcytidine synthase, translating into MRVVVGIDDTDSHRGGCTTYVGYVLAKEIMKKWGPRAFRDFPHLVRLNPNIPFKTRGNAAVALDLDIPEGDIEELWKLVIDIVNIYARREGKTDPGVAVAVGEIPERARLLYRMALTQVVSASAADRVGVRTWGGRGRVGAVAAVGAAFPKSTFELIAYREGERAPVAPELVQAMELFTYPYTFHNLDKRRVLIEPRGPDPVYYGIRGLTPQHLRYALALLEKWGYKPVGWVIYRTNQATDAHIELGVFFQDPYPYSFYRTRGIIVETRRISGRHLAGRLDNGIEFVVYRHLGKLAARLERCIGCDVVLYGGVKPRGESLYLYVERAYILGRYLAEKGRCPYCGGSLESLGRGKGWRCRGCGTIFYHVATKWLYDISPQDILLPRPGEWRHLLKPPEIDPTIPNFFTPEGVEWIR
- a CDS encoding ABC transporter substrate-binding protein, which gives rise to MIFRGALDGVPEKVVSLNPSVNEFLAILNISLAGRDAFSYRPAELLRVPIVGTFVDVNMDVLEKIRPDLVILYYPVQKHLLDEVTKIAKAVIAVPTPTNIDHVVAIFRFFARIFDKDEEGDRVAGIYRELFKGVPLYDDVLAIINLGVYDVACSNSYVADALTHIGLRYMRGLPCVFRQNESPPTELIERAKFVVYEAKGKMYYEKEVQFLREKPYVVTPNDTLAHYGPSLPLDLQLLLNAVAKDMRFVDKTSSVSRPSLRDRWYSPYR
- a CDS encoding YkgJ family cysteine cluster protein, producing MTFHCQPDCALCCRASPVTVLPHEVYVLQRLAKELGVAVVFTPAYRVADLKSGLRIALSYLMHLNEEGKCPFLEGTKCKIHDLYKPLTCRSFPYLPKVIKYSVDPIAREIHIEVRFVMSTLCPVIRRDLTPKDVVKMSNINIAVKYAPRETEVALKTLEERYFYAKVLSELWKRGLVELAEEDKYPFFPVVNGFAFIRRFYPELTLEKLLR